One part of the Solanum dulcamara chromosome 8, daSolDulc1.2, whole genome shotgun sequence genome encodes these proteins:
- the LOC129899026 gene encoding classical arabinogalactan protein 26-like: MASTSTKPFLIPLMIFLICQSFSSSLASMPASTISAAPALLPNPPISSPPLSPDITPLFPSPGGSELAPSDSSLPTIPSSLSPPNPDAMVAPGPFMPFQPSASFPIHSAIPLASFISAILVFGV; this comes from the coding sequence ATGGCTTCCACTTCCACAAAGCCATTCTTGATTCCACTCATGATTTTCTTGATTTGCcaatctttttcttcttctctagcTAGCATGCCAGCTTCAACTATTTCAGCTGCACCTGCATTGCTACCAAATCCACCAATATCTTCACCTCCACTATCTCCAGATATAACTCCTCTGTTTCCTTCACCTGGTGGCTCAGAGCTTGCTCCAAGTGATTCTTCACTGCCTACTATACCTTCAAGTCTCAGCCCACCAAATCCAGATGCTATGGTTGCTCCTGGACCTTTCATGCCATTTCAGCCTTCTGCCTCATTTCCAATTCACTCTGCAATTCCTCTAGCATCATTTATTAGTGCAATTCTGGTCTTTGGTGTGTAA
- the LOC129899023 gene encoding protein TRANSPORT INHIBITOR RESPONSE 1-like, with protein sequence MAHYSFPEQVLKHLFSFLTSDKDRNSVSLVSKSWYDVERRCRTSVFIGNCYAVSPQIMIRRFPQLTSLKLKGKPHFADFNLVPEGWGAYLQPWIAAMSPSYPWLEEIRLKRMVVSDESLELISTSFQHFKVLVLLSCEGFTTDGLAAIAANCRNLRELDLGESEVEDLSSDWLSHFPDGCTSLVSLNISCLGSEISFSDLERLIACSPNLKTLRLSQAVPLEKLPDLLCYASQLVEFGTGAYSSEVRSDVFSNLEEAFSGCKRLEGLSGFWDVMPAYLPAVYPVCSRLTSLNLSYATIQNPDLNKLISLCHNLQRLWVLDYIEDTGLQALAASCKDLQELRVFPSDPFGPEPNVTLTEQGLVAVSDGCPKLQTVLYFCRQMTNAALVTIARNCPNMICFRLCVLEPRTPDYLTLEPLDAGFGAIVEQCKELRRLSLSGLLTDRVFEYIGIHAIKLEMLSVAFAGDSDLGLHHVLSGCESLRKLEIRDCPFGDEALLANAAKLETMRSLWMSSCSVSFGACKLLSQKMPRLNIELIDEMGRLDTQTESCSVDKLYMYRTVAGPRFDMPGFVRIMNEDAAR encoded by the exons ATGGCGCACTACTCATTCCCAGAACAAGTGTTGAAGCACCTCTTCTCCTTCTTAACCTCAGACAAGGACCGTAATAGTGTATCCTTGGTATCTAAGTCGTGGTACGACGTCGAGAGGCGGTGTAGGACAAGTGTCTTCATCGGAAACTGCTACGCCGTTAGCCCCCAAATTATGATCAGACGCTTCCCTCAACTCACatctctcaaactcaaaggaaagccacatTTTGCCGACTTTAATCTGGTTCCTGAGGGCTGGGGTGCATATCTTCAACCTTGGATTGCTGCAATGTCTCCCTCTTATCCTTGGCTTGAGGAGATTAGACTCAAGCGAATGGTAGTCAGTGATGAATCATTGGAGTTGATTTCCACCTCATTTCAGCATTTCAAGGTATTGGTCTTGTTGTCTTGTGAAGGGTTTACTACGGATGGACTTGCTGCTATTGCCGCTAACTGCAG GAATCTGAGAGAACTAGATTTGGGAGAAAGTGAAGTGGAGGACCTAAGTAGCGATTGGCTCAGTCATTTTCCTGATGGTTGTACTTCACTGGTGTCACTTAACATTTCTTGTTTGGGTTCTGAGATCAGCTTCTCAGATCTGGAGCGTCTGATTGCTTGTTCTCCTAATTTGAAGACGCTTCGGCTCAGTCAAGCTGTGCCCCTTGAGAAGCTTCCAGACCTATTGTGTTATGCATCCCAATTGGTTGAATTTGGTACAGGTGCCTACTCTTCTGAGGTACGGTCTGACGTTTTCTCGAACCTCGAAGAAGCTTTTTCAGGCTGCAAGAGACTTGAAGGCTTGTCTGGATTTTGGGATGTCATGCCAGCTTACCTTCCAGCTGTATATCCAGTTTGCTCCAGACTCACCTCATTGAATTTAAGCTATGCTACTATTCAAAACCCTGATCTTAACAAGCTCATAAGTCTGTGTCATAATTTGCAGAGATTGTGG GTACTAGACTACATTGAAGATACCGGTCTCCAGGCGCTTGCCGCTTCCTGTAAGGACCTTCAAGAACTTAGGGTGTTTCCTTCTGATCCCTTTGGTCCAGAACCAAATGTTACCCTGACAGAGCAGGGCCTTGTAGCTGTCTCAGATGGCTGTCCTAAGCTCCAAACAGTTTTATATTTCTGCCGCCAAATGACAAATGCCGCTTTGGTTACTATTGCTAGAAACTGTCCTAACATGATTTGTTTTCGCTTGTGTGTTTTGGAACCTCGAACTCCCGATTACTTGACTCTTGAACCGCTTGATGCTGGTTTTGGGGCAATTGTGGAACAATGCAAAGAGTTGCGGCGACTTTCTCTTTCTGGCCTTCTTACTGACCGTGTGTTTGAGTACATTGGGATCCATGCTATAAAGTTAGAGATGCTTTCCGTCGCTTTTGCTGGGGATAGTGATTTGGGCCTCCACCATGTGCTCTCTGGATGTGAGAGCCTCAGAAAACTAGAGATCAGAGACTGCCCCTTTGGCGATGAGGCTCTTTTGGCTAATGCTGCAAAACTGGAGACAATGAGATCCCTTTGGATGTCTTCTTGTTCAGTAAGTTTCGGAGCCTGTAAGCTGCTAAGTCAGAAGATGCCTAGGCTTAATATTGAACTTATAGATGAGATGGGTCGTCTTGACACGCAGACAGAAAGCTGCTCTGTTGATAAACTTTACATGTACCGAACAGTGGCTGGACCAAGGTTTGACATGCCTGGTTTTGTTCGGATAATGAATGAAGATGCTGCACGTTAG
- the LOC129899025 gene encoding rRNA-processing protein FYV7, with translation MKKIAEPKDAREMEAKKKAKSFKDKKKNMQRLGGGRGRGGLSLEAFANAKTRSNTYNPAIIKKQREFYKNAKYVSKYKRIVKQQGESSVGARQLEGEEDIGKSDKVDSKNKKNSARSLREIYERKREEEDKARMETEVATLARKEERQRAEARRKELREKMFKKTKSGQPVMKYRIEHILETLQGSKE, from the exons ATGAAGAAAATTGCAGAGCCGAAAGATGCACGTGAGATGGAAGCGAAGAAGAAAGCAAAATCATTCAAggataagaagaagaatatgCAAAGAttaggaggaggaagaggaagaggaggctTATCATTGGAAGCATTTGCAAACGCCAAAACCAGGAGCAACACTTATAACCCTGCCATCATAA AGAAACAAAGGGAGTTCTATAAGAACGCCAAATATGTGAGTAAATATAAGAGGATAGTTAAGCAACAAGGAGAGTCTTCTGTGGGTGCAAGACAACTAGAG GGTGAAGAAGATATTGGAAAATCTGATAAGGTGGATTcgaaaaataagaagaatagTGCTAGAAGCCTAAGAGAAATATATGAGAGAAAACGGGAGGAGGAAGACAAGGCAAGGATGGAGACAGAGGTCGCTACTCTAGCAAGGAAAGAAGAAAGACAGAGAGCTGAAGCTCGAAGGAAAGAGCTAAGGGAGAAAATGTTCAAGAAGACCAAATCTGGCCAACCAGTCATGAAGTATAGAATAGAACATATTTTGGAAACACTTCAAGGATCAAAAGAATAG